From the genome of Gammaproteobacteria bacterium, one region includes:
- a CDS encoding cupin domain-containing protein, translated as MHGYRDWLKIRNLGLSEATHGAYDAWVTRANDLGGSTGRHYHNYDFQIMYVTRGWVKMYYEGEGEFVLKAGDFVYHPPRHVHDFMEYSDDIEIFELAAPADHSAIDV; from the coding sequence ATGCACGGGTACCGCGACTGGCTCAAGATTCGCAATCTCGGCCTCAGCGAGGCAACCCATGGCGCTTACGACGCCTGGGTCACGCGCGCCAACGACCTCGGCGGTTCAACCGGTCGGCATTATCATAATTACGATTTTCAAATCATGTATGTGACCCGTGGCTGGGTAAAAATGTACTACGAGGGTGAAGGTGAATTCGTGCTGAAGGCGGGTGATTTCGTTTATCACCCGCCAAGGCACGTCCATGACTTCATGGAATACTCTGACGATATCGAAATATTCGAACTGGCCGCACCGGCCGACCATAGCGCAATCGATGTCTGA
- a CDS encoding serine hydroxymethyltransferase: protein MSDFFDTSLSDSDPLIGDAIRGELQRQQTQIELIASENIVSRAVLEALGHPMTNKTLEGYPGNRFHGGGEFVDVVEQAVIDRARELFDCDYVNAQPHSGTQANQAVFFATVKPGDRILSLNLAAGGHLSHGASPNQSGRWFEAHHYGVDRETGLIDYESVAQMAKEIRPALLIAGGSAYPRCIDFERMRHIADSVGALYLVDMAHFAGLVAAAVHPSPLPHADIVTCTTTKTMRGPRGGLILSRDSTWARQLQSAVFPGVQGSLHSQVIAAKAVCLGEALSNAFKNYGKQVVENARVFGQTLSGHDIKLVSGGTDTHMVLLDFSARGLSGQMVQDRLARVNLTSNKNPVPFDSNRPSEWVGLRLGVAAATTRGLQQDDFKSLGDIIARTIEQGSENQVQDDRNKVLAICERFPIYG, encoded by the coding sequence ATGTCTGACTTTTTTGATACCAGCCTGTCGGATTCGGATCCCCTGATTGGCGATGCCATAAGAGGTGAATTGCAACGTCAGCAGACACAGATCGAACTGATTGCATCGGAAAACATTGTCAGCCGCGCGGTACTCGAAGCGCTCGGACACCCGATGACCAATAAAACACTCGAGGGTTACCCCGGAAATCGTTTTCATGGCGGCGGTGAATTTGTCGACGTGGTCGAGCAGGCAGTAATTGACCGCGCCCGCGAACTGTTTGATTGCGACTATGTCAACGCACAGCCGCATTCCGGTACCCAGGCCAACCAGGCGGTATTCTTCGCAACCGTAAAGCCAGGTGATCGAATACTAAGCCTCAACCTGGCGGCCGGTGGCCACCTCAGTCACGGTGCCAGCCCGAACCAGTCGGGCCGCTGGTTCGAAGCACACCATTATGGTGTCGACCGGGAAACCGGGCTGATTGACTACGAATCGGTTGCGCAAATGGCGAAGGAGATTCGACCAGCGTTACTGATTGCCGGCGGGTCTGCGTATCCGCGCTGCATCGACTTTGAGCGCATGCGTCATATTGCAGACTCGGTCGGCGCCCTTTACCTGGTTGATATGGCACACTTTGCCGGACTGGTCGCGGCTGCTGTTCATCCTTCCCCGTTACCTCATGCCGACATCGTAACCTGCACCACCACCAAAACCATGCGTGGACCGCGCGGTGGCCTTATCCTGTCGCGTGATTCGACCTGGGCCAGGCAACTCCAGTCGGCAGTTTTCCCGGGCGTACAGGGTAGCTTGCACAGTCAGGTCATCGCCGCCAAGGCGGTATGCCTGGGCGAGGCCTTGAGCAATGCTTTCAAAAACTACGGAAAGCAGGTTGTTGAAAATGCGCGGGTGTTCGGCCAGACGCTCTCGGGTCACGACATCAAGCTGGTTAGCGGCGGCACCGATACGCACATGGTATTACTCGATTTTTCAGCGCGCGGCCTAAGCGGCCAAATGGTTCAGGACCGGCTCGCCCGGGTTAATCTCACTTCCAACAAGAACCCGGTTCCATTCGACTCGAACCGGCCTTCCGAGTGGGTAGGGCTGCGTCTCGGGGTTGCTGCCGCAACCACGCGTGGTTTACAACAGGACGATTTCAAGTCACTCGGTGACATTATTGCGCGAACCATCGAACAGGGTTCGGAAAACCAGGTTCAGGATGACCGGAACAAAGTCCTGGCCATATGCGAGCGTTTCCCGATCTACGGTTAA
- a CDS encoding HNH endonuclease codes for MRNAKILRLNKAGMPIDWISREEAATLLVKDQVVWALGEHAFEIRGGINRLGRQSVLSLPSILASDGSIKLNDFVPPLVNSYLFRRDQFLCMYCGGKFTADNLSRDHILPVSRNGTDSWTNVVTACKRCNHRKADHTPEEAGMQLLAVPFVPNRYEFFYLANKNILTDQMDFLKTQFSKNGRWS; via the coding sequence ATGAGGAATGCAAAGATCCTGAGATTAAACAAGGCCGGAATGCCGATTGACTGGATTTCGCGTGAAGAGGCCGCAACGCTGTTGGTAAAGGACCAGGTGGTCTGGGCGTTGGGTGAGCATGCGTTTGAAATCAGGGGCGGCATCAACCGGCTCGGTCGCCAGTCGGTGCTGTCGTTACCGAGCATTCTGGCGAGCGATGGCAGCATCAAGCTGAACGATTTTGTGCCACCACTGGTCAACAGTTACCTGTTCCGCCGCGATCAATTCCTGTGCATGTATTGCGGGGGCAAGTTCACTGCTGATAATCTCTCACGCGATCACATTCTGCCGGTGTCACGCAACGGTACCGACAGCTGGACCAATGTTGTGACCGCCTGTAAACGCTGTAATCATCGCAAGGCAGATCACACTCCCGAGGAAGCAGGCATGCAGCTGCTTGCGGTTCCGTTCGTACCGAATCGTTACGAATTTTTCTATCTTGCGAACAAGAATATTCTCACCGATCAGATGGATTTCCTGAAAACCCAGTTTTCCAAAAACGGCAGGTGGTCTTAA
- a CDS encoding PhzF family phenazine biosynthesis protein, producing the protein MKAFPFALYDAFSATVFGGSQAAVITDAKTIKSAERQRIAREIGMPATAFVDDYGDDWIQVQFMSTVMELPMCGHGTICLLTHLLESERIRLDQQLTREVELRLPRSTATVELSARRDARYQVMLDIIPPRFEAPPPHTGALLKVLGLEASALANDLPLETARGDFIHLVVPLTGLEAIRAIEPDFNGMIEFCHAYGVETIAVFCSEVENSANSIHVRDFCPAVGVSESAAAGTTNATLASYLVRHDMVTADADIITVNAEQGLELGRPSSVQSRVTLIGQEIDRLQVGGVATRVLDGQVYL; encoded by the coding sequence ATGAAGGCTTTTCCATTCGCGCTCTATGATGCGTTTTCTGCGACCGTATTCGGCGGTAGCCAGGCGGCGGTAATCACCGACGCAAAAACAATTAAATCAGCCGAACGGCAGCGTATTGCACGCGAGATCGGAATGCCGGCAACAGCCTTTGTTGACGACTATGGCGACGACTGGATCCAGGTCCAGTTCATGTCGACCGTCATGGAGTTGCCGATGTGCGGGCATGGCACGATCTGTCTGCTGACGCACCTGCTCGAATCGGAGCGCATCCGGCTGGATCAACAGTTAACGCGTGAGGTCGAATTACGCCTGCCCAGATCAACCGCAACCGTCGAATTGAGCGCGCGCCGTGATGCTCGTTACCAGGTCATGCTGGATATCATACCGCCGCGCTTCGAAGCCCCGCCGCCCCATACCGGCGCCCTGCTTAAAGTGCTCGGCCTCGAAGCCAGCGCGCTCGCCAATGACCTGCCGCTCGAAACCGCACGCGGTGATTTCATCCACCTGGTGGTACCGCTTACCGGGCTCGAAGCGATACGCGCGATTGAGCCTGACTTCAACGGCATGATCGAATTCTGTCATGCGTACGGCGTCGAGACGATCGCGGTATTCTGTAGCGAGGTCGAAAATTCAGCTAACAGTATTCACGTGCGCGATTTCTGCCCGGCGGTCGGTGTCAGCGAATCCGCCGCCGCGGGAACGACCAATGCGACGTTGGCCAGCTACCTGGTACGGCATGACATGGTGACAGCGGACGCCGATATCATCACGGTTAACGCCGAACAGGGACTCGAACTCGGGCGCCCGAGTTCGGTACAATCCCGTGTTACGCTGATCGGCCAGGAAATCGACAGGCTGCAGGTGGGCGGCGTCGCGACCCGTGTCCTCGATGGGCAGGTATATTTATAG
- a CDS encoding dipeptidase gives MQPRLEKLYRDALVWDAHAGVFPSLEVDLNLLQEWPDSGVNYLSINVGFDVMDWQDTLATLAAYRHWVLAHTDRIVLVGNTADIDRARKQNKFAVSFDIEGMNALNEDINMVSVYHALGVRQMLFAYNLNNAAAGGCHDRDTGLTEFGRQVVREMNRVGMIVDCSHAGYATTMDIMHESSKPVVFSHSNPTAIWDHQRNISDDQIKACAATGGVIGVNGMGIFLGENDISNATLVRHIDYLADLVGCEHIGFGFDYSPRVDVDIGVILRSRPDYWPAGQQYDTRGIEHAGPQQLEDLVEKLADAGYGDADIRGMLGENFRRVAASAWQGSST, from the coding sequence ATGCAACCGAGGCTTGAAAAACTCTACCGCGACGCGCTGGTGTGGGACGCGCATGCCGGCGTATTCCCGAGCCTCGAGGTCGATCTCAACCTGTTACAGGAATGGCCGGACAGCGGGGTTAATTACCTCAGCATCAATGTCGGCTTCGACGTCATGGACTGGCAGGATACCCTGGCCACGTTGGCCGCCTATCGTCACTGGGTGTTGGCGCATACCGATCGTATCGTACTGGTAGGCAATACCGCGGATATTGATCGGGCGCGCAAGCAAAATAAATTTGCGGTGAGTTTCGATATCGAGGGTATGAACGCACTCAACGAAGATATCAACATGGTGAGCGTCTACCACGCGCTTGGCGTGCGGCAAATGCTGTTCGCATACAACCTCAACAATGCGGCGGCCGGGGGCTGCCATGACCGTGACACCGGTCTGACCGAATTTGGCAGGCAAGTGGTACGCGAAATGAACCGTGTCGGCATGATTGTCGACTGCTCGCACGCAGGCTATGCCACCACGATGGATATCATGCACGAGTCGAGCAAACCGGTCGTATTTTCACATTCCAACCCAACGGCCATCTGGGACCACCAGCGTAATATCAGCGATGATCAGATCAAGGCCTGCGCCGCAACCGGGGGCGTAATCGGAGTCAACGGCATGGGCATCTTTCTCGGTGAAAACGACATCAGCAATGCAACCCTGGTGCGCCACATTGATTACCTCGCCGACCTGGTTGGCTGCGAGCATATCGGCTTTGGTTTCGATTACTCGCCCAGGGTGGATGTTGATATCGGCGTGATTCTGCGCAGTCGCCCTGACTACTGGCCGGCGGGTCAGCAGTATGATACGCGGGGGATCGAACACGCTGGACCGCAACAACTGGAGGACCTGGTAGAGAAATTAGCGGACGCCGGCTACGGTGATGCTGACATTCGCGGCATGCTCGGGGAGAATTTCAGGCGCGTTGCCGCGAGCGCCTGGCAGGGTAGCTCAACCTGA